One Fusarium poae strain DAOMC 252244 chromosome 4, whole genome shotgun sequence DNA window includes the following coding sequences:
- a CDS encoding hypothetical protein (BUSCO:25273at5125), giving the protein MSSSTPPPTVDAPDEQQSDTSKLRTFLGILKKFIGVSDLAAVRFSLPSQLLEPTPNLEYWTYIDAPNAFVAMGTSDEPLDRMLEVVRFWLTKDLKYAKGRPCKPYNSCLGEFFRCNWETEDNAPKIDTSNLKQEKGSTKGGLSALKASAKSSKNNSNLSLSVPQHGTATDDKLVRVSYLTEQTSHHPPVSAFNVTCPEKGITARGFDQITAKFTGTSVKVLPGEHNMGIFITLDKRDGETYQLTHPAAHLGGLLRGALSVSVSEFAYITCPKTKIKAILHYVEEGWLGRTTNKIDGVIFKYDPENDDKSRVQDVPDEDVLARLSGPWKEKVVFTLGPRPVKSVPVEEQFVIIDIAPLNVAPKIVPPKEKQLPNESLTLWGGVTDAIHAKQFSKATQVKVELEEAQREKARQREANKETWQPVFFKHVTGNDGKPDLTDKGQEVLNRAQKGEWSLEGVL; this is encoded by the exons ATGTCGTCATCGACACCGCCACCCACGGTCGATGCGCCTGACGAGCAGCAGAGCGATACCTCCAAGTTGCGGACATTTCTGGGTATCTTGAAGAA GTTCATCGGCGTTTCGGACCTTGCAGCAGTTAGATTCTCGCTGCCGTCGCAGTTGCTCGAGCCAACCCCGAATCTGGAATACTGGACCTATATCGATGCCCCCAATGCCTTCGTTGCCATGGGCACCTCCGACGAACCTCTTGATCGCATGCTCGAGGTAGTGCGTTTCTGGTTGACCAAGGACCTGAAGTACGCCAAGGGAAGGCCATGCAAGCCTTACAACTCATGCCTTGGTGAATTCTTTAGG TGTAATTGGGAAACTGAAGACAACGCCCCAAAGATCGACACATCCAACCTCAAACAAGAGAAAGGCAGCACCAAGGGTGGACTTTCAGCCTTAAAGGCATCCGCTAAGAGCAGCAAGAACAATTCAAACCTCTCGCTTTCTGTGCCTCAACATGGCACTGCAACGGACGACAAGCTCGTGCGTGTTTCGTATCTCACCGAACAGACATCACATCACCCTCCTGTGAGCGCTTTCAACGTCACCTGCCCCGAGAAGGGTATCACTGCCAGAGGTTTCGACCAGATCACCGCCAAGTTCACAGGCACCTCTGTCAAGGTCCTCCCTGGTGAGCACAACATGGGTATCTTTATCACCCTCGACAAGCGCGATGGTGAGACCTACCAGCTTACCCACCCTGCGGCGCATTTGGGTGGCCTGCTCCGTGGGGCTCTGAGCGTCTCAGTCAGCGAGTTCGCTTACATCACTtgccccaagaccaagatcaAGGCTATTCTGCACTATGTGGAGGAAGGTTGGTTGGGACGCACAACCAACAAGATCGATGGTGTCATCTTCAAGTATGACCCTGAGAACGATGACAAGTCGCGAGTACAGGACGTTCCCGACGAGGATGTTCTCGCTCGCCTGAGTGGGCCATGGAAGGAAAAGGTTGTTTTCACTCTCGGCCCTAGACCTGTT AAATCCGTCCCCGTTGAGGAGCAGTTTGTTATTATTGATATTGCACCCCTTAACGTTGCGCCAAAAATCGTTCCCCCCAAAGAGAAACAGCTTCCCAACGAGTCCTTGACCCTGTGGGGTGGTGTCACAGATGCCATCCACGCCAAGCAATTTAGCAAGGCTACGCAGGTGAAGGTCGAGCTTGAAGAAGCTCAACGCGAGAAGGCCCGTCAACGTGAGGCTAACAAAGAGACATGGCAACCTGTGTTCTTCAAACATGTTACGGGTAATGACGGCAAGCCCGACCTGACCGACAAGGGTCAGGAGGTTCTTAACAGAGCCCAGAAAGGTGAGTGGTCGCTCGAGGGTGTTCTGTAA
- a CDS encoding hypothetical protein (BUSCO:46651at5125) — MFSARNVARSAPRVVSRLSGAALRQTARPSAFIKASSALRPAQAGFSTTVFRKAAENDGDLLAKLESEIKIEEDMKADEQDPASIKDFLNNSAFELVDTPGQEVVKLVRNFGEEKITISFSIADITSYDPYAEENGLEEEGFEDEGAQSSQRNARANEEIEEELDEDAEENAAPINLSIVVEKPGKASGALNIDATAQDGHIVVENLFYYDDAKVAKVESPEAAQKRADVYPGPPFGSLDDDLQVLMERFLEERGITQALAIFVPDYVDVKEQREYTRWLNNVKAFIDA, encoded by the exons ATGTTTTCTGCTCGTAACGTTGCCCGATCGGCGCCCCGCGTCGTCTCCCGCCTCTCTGGTGCCGCTCTGCGACAGACTGCCCGACCCAGTGCCTTCATCAAGGCTTCTTCGGCCCTGCGACCTGCTCAGGCCGGTTTCTCTACCACTGTATTCCGAAAGGCCGCTGAGAACGATGGTGATCTTCTGGCCAAGCTCGAGAGCGAGATCAAGATCGAGGAGGACATGAAGGCCGATGAGCAAGACCCTGCCAGCATCAAGGACTTCCTCAATAACAGCGCCTTTGAGCTTGTCGACACCCCCGGTCAGGAGGTTGTCAAGCTGGTCCGCAACTTTGGCGAGGAGAA GATCACCATTAGCTTTTCTATTGCCGATATCACCAGCTACGACCCTTATGCTGAGGAGAATGGCCTCGAGGAGGAAGGTTTCGAGGATGAGGGTGCCCAAAGCAGCCAGCGCAACGCCCGCGCCAACGAGGAGAtcgaggaggagcttgatgAGGATGCTGAGGAGAACGCCGCTCCTATCAACCTATCCATCGTCGTTGAGAAGCCCGGCAAGGCCTCTGGCGCCCTCAACATTGATGCCACTGCCCAAGACGGCCATATTGTCGTCGAGAACCTCTTCTACTACGATGACGCCAAGGTTGCCAAGGTCGAGTCCCCCGAGGCCGCTCAGAAGCGTGCCGACGTCTACCCCGGACCTCCCTTCGGTAGCCTCGACGATGACCTCCAGGTCCTCATGGAGCGCTTCCTCGAGGAGCGTGGTATCACTCAGGCTCTTGCCATCTTTGTTCCTGACTACGTCGACGTCAAGGAGCAGCGTGAGTACACCCGATGGTTGAACAACGTCAAGGCTTTCATCGACGCTTAA
- a CDS encoding hypothetical protein (BUSCO:52353at5125) → MPTTLHKTRKQISKKRNGVINALHEKSRDSMRLHKAGVRDQRIEKLAAARNKKEQPLVDRVSFFQQGLRTKDRESNGAPELEEIQRMIHNFVHQYDEEYDAVKKTRRPGRPASVKEDLLKAKINLLEEEYKGGFIMPDLLDSHNVNVLLLWEGSWSYLTQLKWIKVNNEGQDRIKENEHHSIWQVHLDFNNLDYLHTTSGPLEHQGSREARSLAIHFQLYGVEEVLLNGQFWGAKKGKCVTLY, encoded by the exons ATGCCTACCACGCTTCACAAGACGCGCAAGCAGATCTcaaaaaagagaaatggTGTCATTAACGCCCTTCATGAAAAGTCCAGAGACTCCATGCGTCTTCACAAGGCTGGTGTAAGAGATCAGCGTATTGAGAAGCTGGCTGCTGCAAGAAACAAGAAGGAGCAGCCACTCG TTGATCGTGTATCTTTCTTTCAGCAAGGGCTGCGTACCAAAGACAGAGAAAGCAATGGCGCCCCAGAGCTGGAAGAGATTCAGCGCATGATTCACAA CTTTGTTCACCAATACGACGAAGAGTACGACGCAGTCAAGAAGACCCGCCGCCCCGGTCGACCTGCAAGTGTCAAGGAGGACCTTCTCAAAGCCAAGATCAACCTCCTCGAGGAAGAGTACAAGGGTGGATTCA TCATGCCTGATCTCTTGGACAGCCACAATGTCAatgttcttctcctttggGAGGGCTCTTGGTCGTATCTCACTCAACTGAAATGGATCAAGGTCAACAATGAAGGTCAG GACCGGATAAAAGAGAACGAGCACCATTCCATCTGGCAAGTTCACTTAGACTTCAACAACCTCGACTACCTACATACTACCTCGGGACCACTTGAACACCAAGGGTCGAGAGAAGCAAGATCTTTGGCTATCCATTTTCAG TTATACGGAGTGGAAGAAGTGTTACTGAATGGCCAATTTTGGGGAGCTAAGAAGGGCAAATGTGTAACGCTTTATTAG
- a CDS encoding hypothetical protein (BUSCO:18746at5125) has product MGVSGLLPLLKSIQKPTELKKYHGQTFGVDAYGWLHRAAYCCALELGQDKPTQKYLNAAMTRVRMLRHFGITPYMVFDGDFLPSKAATEDSRAKKRDEKKKAAMELLRAGKPAQATQEFQKCIDITPEMASALIQLLKKLDIPYVVAPYEADAQLVYLERQGLINGIISDDSDLLVFGAKKLLTKLDQYGNCFEINRKDFCACREVSLTGWSDTEFRRMAIFSGCDYLDGLPGVGLKTAYRMLRKTKVPERVVRMVQLQGKRVSENYLTQFYQAELTFLHQWVFCPTKRELVHLTDLDGTRTAEEMPFIGAFVEPETARAIARGDMNPITKNMIISATTTTPSKRRHSQLATGAVDQPPPAMKPISSYFRGHSRIPMGEMDPNCFEVDPQRVLQITGGGLVPRVFPLPRPYLDETTRPVPSNSRRSEANHTRTSPRLHRRRTEPVSNLLSSFTETATTTRRTSSMAITSNSSAVPSSDPANRPPKKARLCEDNGTGPDEALPPQKSKFFPVSKPRRSPRRTKSDAYLLSDDSLDEALMALPDFDGWKPSDKTKQGVSVFVEKDSQETSTTVESGSQLSFVKDNETPLSSFDDSMPPPSSAVSLPRTSFTPARPDIRKFSYSKPTETPASTTSQRSSVFSVASTPSTAPSTAASRMTPLQRLGARAMNGPMSPKLPKPRNSLDRQFLSGMPVNPAFVPLPKVNLDEVADLNKCGSEDQIIPDSDEEDEDDEIDLPPKKLNLSRFAFA; this is encoded by the exons ATGGGTGTATCTG GGCTTCTCCCCCTTCTCAAATCAATCCAGAAGCCGACTGAGCTTAAAAAGTACCATGGCCAGACATTCGGTGTCGACGCGTATGGCTGGCTCCATCGTGCCGCCTACTGCTGTGCCCTGGAGCTTGGTCAAGACAAGCCAACCCAGAA GTACCTTAATGCTGCCATGACTCGTGTTCGCATGCTCCGTCATTTTGGTATTACACCATATATGGTATTCGATGGTGACTTTCTTCCCAGCAAAGCCGCCACCGAAGATTCCCGAGCAAAGAAAAGAGATGAGAAAAAGAAGGCGGCAATGGAACTATTGCGAGCCGGGAAGCCTGCCCAGGCTACGCAAGAGTTTCAAAAATGTATCGACATAACCCCCGAAATGGCATCGGCTCTCATCCAACTGCTCAAGAAGCTCGACATCCCTTACGTTGTCGCCCCTTACGAAGCCGATGCACAGCTTGTGTACCTCGAACGACAGGGTCTTATCAACGGCATCATCTCCGACGACTCGGATCTCCTCGTTTTTGGAGCCAAGAAACTTCTGACCAAGCTAGACCAATATGGCAACTGCTTTGAGATCAACCGCAAGGACTTTTGCGCCTGCCGAGAAGTCTCATTGACTGGCTGGTCTGATACAGAGTTCCGGCGAATGGCTATTTTCAGCGGATGCGATTATCTTGATGGACTACCAGGCGTTGGGTTGAAGACAGCATATCGTATGCTTCGCAAAACTAAAGTCCCGGAGCGAGTAGTGCGCATGGTCCAGTTGCAAGGCAAGCGGGTATCGGAAAATTACCTGACGCAATTCTACCAGGCCGAGTTGACATTTTTGCATCAGTGGGTGTTTTGTCCTACCAAACGCGAGCTGGTTCACCTGACAGACCTGGACGGAACACGGACTGCGGAGGAGATGCCCTTTATCGGTGCATTTGTAGAGCCTGAGACGGCTCGTGCCATCGCCAGAGGCGATATGAATCCTATCACGAAGAACATGATCATTAGTGCCACAACAACGACACCCTCAAAGAGAAGGCATTCGCAGCTGGCGACTGGTGCCGTGGACCAACCCCCACCTGCTATGAAACCCATCAGTTCTTACTTCAGGGGGCACAGCCGCATACCCATGGGCGAGATGGACCCCAATTGCTTCGAAGTCGACCCCCAGAGGGTTTTGCAAATCACTGGAGGAGGCTTGGTACCTCGTGTTTTCCCGCTTCCCAGACCATACTTGGACGAAACAACTCGGCCCGTACCAAGCAACTCGCGAAGATCGGAGGCCAACCATACACGCACATCCCCAAGACTTCACCGGCGTCGTACCGAGCCCGTCTCCAACCTGCTCAGCAGTTTCACCGAGACTGCCACTACCACAAGACGCACGTCTTCTATGGCCATCACGTCTAACTCCTCTGCTGTCCCATCAAGTGATCCTGCCAATCGACCACCCAAGAAGGCACGCTTATGTGAGGATAATGGGACGGGACCCGATGAAGCTTTACCGCCACAGAAGAGCAAGTTCTTCCCAGTGTCCAAGCCACGGAGGAGTCCAAGGCGGACGAAGAGCGACGCTTACCTCCTGTCCGACGATTCGCTTGATGAGGCACTCATGGCGCTGCCTGATTTTGACGGTTGGAAGCCCTCTGATAAGACGAAGCAAGGTGTTTCAGTATTTGTGGAAAAGGACAGCCAGGAGACTTCAACGACTGTCGAAAGTGGGAGCCAGCTCTCATTTGTGAAGGACAACGAGACCCCCTTATCATCATTCGACGACTCTATGCCTCCACCTTCGTCTGCCGTGTCTCTACCACGAACCTCTTTTACCCCTGCTCGGCCAGATATCCGCAAGTTCTCTTATTCCAAGCCAACAGAAACGCCTGCTTCGACTACATCACAACGTTCTTCCGTGTTTAGTGTAgcttccactccttccacGGCACCGTCAACAGCTGCTTCGCGCATGACGCCCTTACAACGTTTGGGTGCTCGTGCTATGAACGGACCAATGTCACCAAAGCTGCCTAAACCACGCAACAGCCTTGATAGGCAATTCCTCTCAGGTATGCCCGTCAATCCGGCCTTTGTGCCCTTACCAAAGGTCAATCTGGACGAGGTTGCAGACCTCAATAAATGTGGGAGTGAAGACCAAATCATCCCCGATAgtgacgaggaagatgaggacgatGAAATTGACCTCCCGCCTAAAAAGCTTAACCTTTCACGCTTTGCGTTCGCATAG
- a CDS encoding hypothetical protein (BUSCO:55381at5125), with translation MPHTKPKLGKLTTPVTATFPSEITSATPISAVSFNFKPDPDFLKTPISPPMAYTDFLTKAMALNSPATSSGLTTPDSLPDSATSEETSTSLKREASPPSSSASSITSKASGRPSPPATAPMAPPSPFTCTAPMSAPPTGAACFPSLKVPPSPSVSNIDSPMSASTVRSPFSARPVHSSVFDWDAALKARLLEKKQKSSRTSVRHIREVVTRTVTYTPRMAPAPKGKRRKVE, from the coding sequence ATGCCTCACACCAAGCCAAAGCTGGGAAAGCTTACTACTCCCGTCACAGCTACCTTTCCCTCTGAGATTACTTCGGCAACTCCTATCTCAGCAGTTTCGTTCAACTTCAAGCCTGATCCGGATTTTCTCAAGACCCCCATCAGCCCACCAATGGCCTATACAGATTTCCTCACCAAAGCCATGGCTCTCAACTCTCCTGCTACGAGCTCTGGTTTAACGACCCCAGACTCTCTACCGGATTCGGCGACCAGTGAGGAAACAAGCACCTCCCTGAAGCGCGAAGCCTCTCCCCCTTCGTCATCGGCTTCAAGTATCACGTCCAAGGCATCAGGCCGACCGAGTCCTCCAGCAACGGCCCCCATGGCGCCTCCCAGTCCCTTCACATGCACTGCGCCCATGTCTGCACCTCCCACAGGCGCTGCATGCTTCCCCAGCCTGAAGGTGCCACCAAGTCCCAGTGTGTCGAATATCGACTCTCCAATGAGTGCAAGCACTGTCCGATCACCGTTCAGCGCCAGACCAGTCCATTCGTCAGTCTTTGACTGGGATGCGGCTCTCAAGGCCCGTCTACTagaaaagaagcagaagtctTCACGGACCAGCGTACGGCACATCCGAGAGGTGGTGACGAGAACAGTCACATACACTCCTAGAATGGCACCTGCACCAAAGGGCAAAAGACGCAAGGTTGAGTAG
- a CDS encoding hypothetical protein (BUSCO:7254at5125): MDAFVTRLPRPQSQLRGQIRPDSVDLPNQERPSKRAKRQGSSESDSDQSLNSHNELSPRKKKIGKKSADDDDLDGGNLRPTDIESALPPAADGKEAIEEYEAMKSSQATAEENDDGATAKSKPLWIKGRSSIYVDAFNLALDTVLDEESHLFDEKENNVFKQWRDLGYEAQYLYVRLFLRKAAWWHRHNRLDYHSDISNLEEAIATLQSPRVLPQNTISPTQSPVHGIELEEARLGETFMFADASNEHINSVEEAASLLSLDELKDLAKDAKIQGRNKSELIRSLLRMSKQQTGLVAVGLSRHNSRNSPSEDHENKDVKVIARAKLRREDSNREQHFLTKILGILGPCIRLSPLVFKLFERVHLVFYRSTEWTEKSLTTIILAKIARRHFPEYIVCRTSTIFSSRLHLLEYETAIRMETEVDNLEFSSPPGQEGLRMMIDIFDRVYPRWQTLVKEEQEKEHTVYEMGEGTYLRRFTPGHSYTRIVHKAAPIFGKLKEHLREHSLLTELLDQRLFHPARRGGWYQRKALLEEHYMSTLDPNPKFTDPEQQKKHWKKIAVATCEAGLQDPDCHLIFHYDLQKRLVKLEKKLRIPRRLQHDFGHVNLEKPTEHTIEGIQIKRDIVAKPGRQASTKTIWFDELATKEECSVEEMCLSHYRSEGWKGYHAEGGIIRTLFAYLFYDILFIYIPNVFQTAYQTCPLDLHTDAFYPSRASEINHRLVEIANGEATRLLREVWNREHEKRTSVVGLNWDFEIDDLVELVECFEGSALAAVCKVMAQEYRQRGGGIPDLILWRITDTPEQQAKEPGKAKGAVMFSEVKSANDRLSDTQRLWIHVLTGAGVKVALCNAVAKEVRED; encoded by the exons ATGGATGCATTTGTGACAAGACTCCCTAGGCCGCAAAGTCAACTCCGTGGTCAAATTCGACCTGACTCTGTAGATCTACCAAACCAGGAGAGACCCTCCAAGCGAGCCAAACGACAGGGGTCATCGGAATCCGATAGCGATCAGTCTCTCAATTCTCATAATGAGTTATcgccaagaaagaaaaaaatcgGTAAGAAATCggccgacgacgatgatCTGGATGGTGGAAACCTCCGGCCTACAGATATAGAAAGCGCATTACCTCCCGCTGCTGACGGCAAGGAGGCAATCGAAGAGTATGAGGCGATGAAGTCATCGCAAGCGACGGCTGAGGAAAACGACGACGGCGCGACTGCAAAATCGAAGCCTCTTTGGATCAAAGGCCGGAGCTCCATATATGTGGATGCTTTCAATCTCGCTCTCGATACTGTTTTAGATGAAGAATCTCATCTGTTcgatgaaaaagaaaataatgtCTTCAAACAGTGGAGGGATCTAGGGTACGAGGCTCAATACCT CTATGTTCGATTGTTTCTCAGGAAAGCTGCATGGTGGCATCGTCATAATCGTCTCGATTATCATAGCGACATTTCAAACCTCGAAGAAGCCATAGCCACATTACAATCACCTCGTGTATTGCCACAAAACACCATATCTCCAACACAAAGTCCCGTTCATGGCATTGAACTTGAAGAGGCCAGACTGGGTGAGACGTTCATGTTTGCAGATGCATCAAATGAACACATCAATTCAGTCGAAGAGGCTGCATCGCTCCTTAGTTTGGACGAGCTGAAAGATCTGGCAAAGGACGCCAAGATCCAAGGACGCAACAAGTCAGAACTTATCCGTTCCCTTTTACGAATGAGCAAGCAACAGACTGGTTTAGTGGCGGTAGGTCTCAGCAGACACAACAGCCGCAACTCGCCTTCCGAGGACCATGAAAACAAAGATGTGAAAGTAATAGCCAGGGCGAAACTTCGACGGGAAGACTCGAACAGGGAGCAGCACTTCTTAACCAAAATACTTGGTATTCTCGGTCCTTGTATTCGATTATCACCACTGGTCTTCAAGCTTTTTGAGCGCGTGCACCTGGTGTTCTACAGATCGACCGAGTGGACAGAGAAGTCTCTCACGACAATTATTCTCGCCAAAATTGCGCGGCGGCATTTCCCCGAGTACATTGTCTGTCGGACGTCAACAATATTTTCGTCACGGTTGCACTTGTTAGAATATGAAACCGCCATTCGCATGGAAACAGAAGTCGACAACTTGGAGTTTAGTAGTCCACCTGGACAGGAAGGACTTAGAATGATGATCGACATCTTTGATAGAGTGTATCCCCGATGGCAGACGTTAGTCAAAGAAGAGCAGGAAAAGGAACACACGGTATACGAGATGGGcgaaggcacatacctgagaCGATTCACACCAGGTCATTCTTACACAAGGATAGTTCACAAAGCAGCCCCGATATTCGGAAAGCTCAAGGAGCATCTCAGGGAACACAGTCTTCTTACTGAGCTTCTAGATCAGCGACTTTTCCATCCGGCCAGGCGAGGTGGCTGGTATCAGCGAAAAGCTCTCCTGGAAGAGCATTACATGTCCACTTTGGACCCGAATCCTAAATTTACAGACCCTGAGCAACAAAAGAAACATTGGAAAAAGATAGCAGTTGCCACTTGTGAGGCTGGCCTACAAGATCCAGACTGCCATCTCATTTTCCATTACGACCTGCAGAAACGCTTGgtcaagcttgagaagaaaCTGCGCATTCCGCGCCGCTTGCAGCACGACTTTGGTCATGTGAACCTCGAAAAGCCCACTGAGCACACAATCGAAGGAATACAGATCAAGAGGGACATTGTCGCTAAGCCCGGTCGGCAAGCGTCAACAAAGACAATCTGGTTTGATGAGCTGGCCACAAAAGAAGAGTGCAGCGTCGAAGAGATGTGTCTCAGCCATTATCGATCGGAAGGATGGAAAGGGTATCACGCCGAGGGTGGAATTATCCGGACTCTATTTGCATACCTCTTCTACGATATACTGTTCATTTACATCCCGAATGTTTTCCAGACTGCCTATCAAACATGCCCACTGGATCTACACACTGATGCCTTTTACCCGTCCAGAGCATCAGAAATTAACCACAGACTCGTTGAAATTGCCAACGGAGAGGCGACAAGGTTATTGCGTGAGGTATGGAATAGAGAACACGAGAAAAGGACCAGTGTGGTAGGTTTGAACTGGGATTTTGAGATTGATGACCTCGTGGAGCTTGTTGAATGCTTCGAGGGCAGCGCTCTTGCGGCTGTATGCAAGGTGATGGCTCAAGAATACAGACAGCGGGGTGGAGGTATACCGGATCTCATCTTGTGGCGTATCACAGATACACCAGAACAACAGGCCAAGGAACCTGGAAAGGCAAAAGGAGCGGTTATGTTCTCTGAAGTCAAGAGCGCGAACGATCGGCTCAGTGATACTCAACGTCTCTGGATCCATGTTCTTACAGGAGCAGGGGTCAAGGTCGCGCTTTGCAACGCTGTAGCAAAGGAAGTGAGGGAGGATTAG
- a CDS encoding hypothetical protein (BUSCO:58879at5125), with protein sequence MADEAPKNDSAADTPQITTSANASTNGLPAQTEAQKDVVMSDAPADQPASSPAPAAHAPSPAPARTGTPAQGSRAASAHPDAGLNIPSEAPPHGDSARRYLNTKVTGVLLEGMKQLAKDQPNDPLRVLGDYLIQKSKELEGTG encoded by the exons ATGGCAGACGAAGCCCCCAAGAACGATTCGGCTGCGGACACGCCGCAAATCACAACATCGGCCAACGCTTCTACCAACGGACTCCCAGCGCAAACAGAAGCTCAAAAAGATGTTGTAATGTCTGATGCGCCTGCTGACCAGCCTGCA TCATCTCCCGCTCCAGCCGCTCATGCGCCGAGCCCAGCACCCGCCCGAACTGGAACTCCAGCACAAGGTTCCAGAGCTGCATCTGCTCATCCAGATGCTGGCCTTAACATACCCTCCGAAGCTCCCCCACATGGCGATTCGGCACGACGATATCTCAACACAAAGGTCACTGGAGTGCTGCTGGAGGGTATGAAGCAGTTGGCAAAAGACCA ACCAAACGACCCTCTTCGAGTACTGGGAGACTATCTTATCCAAAAGTCAAAGGAGCTGGAAGGAACTGGTTAG
- the RPS13 gene encoding ribosomal 40S subunit protein S13 (BUSCO:53050at5125) → MGRLHSNGKGISASALPYSRSSPAWLKTTPEQVVEQISKLARKGATPSQIGVILRDSHGIAQVKHVTGNRILRILKSSGLAPELPEDLYMLIKKAVAVRKHLERNRKDKDSKFRLILIESRIHRLARYYKTVGVLPPTWKYESATASTIVA, encoded by the exons ATGGGCCGTCTTCACAGCAACGGAAAGGGCATTTCTGCCTCTGCTCTCCCCTACTCTCGATCCTCCCCTGCGTGGTTGAAGACCACCCCCGAGCAGGTTGTTGAGCAGATCTCCAAGCTCGCCCGTAAGGGTGCCACCCCTTCTCAGATCGGTGTCATTCTCCGTGACTCTCACGGTATTGCCCAGGTCAAGCACGTCACTG GTAACCGAATTCTCCGAATTCTCAAGTCCAGCG GCCTCGCCCCCGAGCTCCCCGAGGATCTGTACATGCTTATCAAGAAG GCTGTTGCCGTCCGAAAGCACCTTGAGCGCAACCGTAAGGACAAGGACTCCAAGTTCCGTCTCATTCTCATTGAGTCCCGAATTCACCG TCTGGCCCGTTACTACAAGACCGTCGGTGTCCTTCCCCCCACCTGGAAGTACGAGTCCGCTACTGCCAGCACCATCGTCGCTTAA